From Aedes albopictus strain Foshan chromosome 1, AalbF5, whole genome shotgun sequence, one genomic window encodes:
- the LOC134285250 gene encoding uncharacterized protein LOC134285250, whose product MNYYHINEQCLEEDEVNYELRIRGFAIEGPLETRRRALRRMLRESETTQVKNTWYSIEDEYVGIPVKLQQIELAIRNRVGQGCLSRLVHLHKRVRRYQVNSVEQQEKKRMLLSAVTQMALQYFGVNLDILAQAVPVMTLVTGPEEANAPSVPDGPVAMTRAEGGVGANTAHQSLRDDLIVFSPYPNDGAGMESRRHTFPVTINQAARLDMLQPIVAPQPQRASAPEDGEPNGDPGTPQFRKTVQVQLNRRPSTQGPASVPMSGVAFQVNPFDRPAGVERGQEPVNHHQDELLGKGHPKRNFSPDLEDGTSYYGSLDTSSLNRQVRAENKVASNEFVRVSEMEAYIKNCIGQMTREIVDNLTDRFTHVGLMEPKQAEGLRTEPIGRTFPAAPVLTGQGFQSENRGKEVNFPSGMFSQLPNSSMSFKQPQLQPTVSPEPFPNPYRRSDISPDQPRLQPLTQSGLLGPFGTGNLMGSQLNQTSYMRQRLPHQTCNIIEKWPKFSGEGNAVPVVDFLRQIEILSRSYQVSQEELRVHAHMLFKGDAYVWFTAYDDKMDSWDRLVTMLKMRYDNPNRDKSIREDMRNRKQKPSEPFSAYLTDIEAMSQRLIRKMSDAEKFDLVMDNLKLSYRRRLALQPIQSLDHLAQLCYQFDSLESNMYLTRTVTKPVVLNQIFAEDELEDLEEVAEEDDPTVMALRPKMSRKDSNKFPGPNMASEQQSTDQPLCWNCRSLGHMWRECTQRKTLFCHICGHTNTTAYQCPQKHNLKPRETSDSKNE is encoded by the coding sequence ATGAATTATTATCATATTAATGAACAGTGCTTGGAGGAGGACGAAGTTAACTACGAGTTGCGAATTCGTGGTTTCGCTATCGAAGGCCCGTTGGAAACACGGCGGCGCGCTTTGCGGCGTATGTTGCGGGAGAGTGAAACGACACAGGTGAAGAATACCTGGTATTCGATTGAGGATGAGTATGTGGGCATTCCGGTGAAGCTTCAGCAAATCGAGCTGGCAATCCGGAATCGAGTAGGTCAAGGCTGTTTGTCGCGATTGGTACACCTGCACAAACGAGTTCGCCGATATCAGGTCAACAGTGTTGAACAACAGGAAAAGAAGAGGATGCTGTTGAGTGCAGTGACGCAGATGGCTCTTCAGTATTTTGGAGTGAACTTGGATATTCTCGCACAAGCCGTACCCGTGATGACTCTGGTGACAGGACCAGAGGAGGCGAATGCTCCGTCAGTGCCAGACGGCCCAGTTGCCATGACCAGAGCTGAAGGTGGAGTAGGGGCGAATACGGCGCACCAGTCGCTGCGCGATGATTTGATAGTGTTTTCGCCATATCCGAACGATGGTGCGGGAATGGAGTCCAGGCGACATACTTTTCCGGTAACTATTAACCAGGCTGCCAGATTGGATATGCTGCAACCGATTGTGGCGCCGCAACCTCAGCGAGCAAGCGCACCGGAGGACGGTGAGCCGAATGGAGATCCGGGAACACCGCAGTTTAGAAAAACAGTCCAAGTGCAGTTGAATCGTCGACCGTCAACTCAAGGTCCCGCCTCAGTACCGATGAGCGGAGTAGCCTTTCAGGTGAATCCGTTCGATCGACCCGCTGGTGTTGAGCGCGGTCAGGAACCCGTCAATCACCATCAGGACGAGCTCCTAGGGAAGGGCCACCCCAAACGTAATTTTTCACCGGACTTGGAAGATGGAACTTCGTACTATGGATCACTGGACACGTCCTCGTTGAACCGTCAAGTTCGAGCTGAAAATAAAGTGGCATCCAATGAGTTTGTGCGTGTGTCTGAGATGGAGGCGTATATCAAGAATTGTATTGGACAAATGACTCGTGAAATCGTGGACAATCTTACGGACCGGTTTACTCACGTTGGTTTGATGGAACCAAAGCAAGCGGAAGGGCTTAGAACCGAACCGATCGGTCGGACATTTCCCGCTGCACCAGTCCTGACTGGACAAGGATTTCAATCAGAGAATAGGGGGAAGGAAGTGAATTTTCCCTCCGGAATGTTTTCCCAACTTCCGAATTCGTCAATGAGCTTCAAGCAACCGCAGTTGCAACCGACTGTTTCTCCAGAACCGTTTCCGAACCCGTACCGTAGGAGTGACATCTCACCAGATCAGCCGAGACTTCAACCTTTGACCCAATCAGGCTTGCTGGGACCGTTTGGAACAGGAAACTTGATGGGAAGTCAGTTGAATCAGACTTCGTACATGCGACAGCGTCTACCGCACCAGACCTGTAACATTATTGAAAAATGGCCGAAGTTTTCAGGAGAGGGAAATGCGGTGCCCGTGGTAGATTTTTTGCGACAAATCGAGATCCTTAGCCGTTCATATCAGGTATCCCAAGAGGAGCTACGAGTGCATGCCCATATGTTGTTCAAAGGGGATGCCTACGTATGGTTTACCGCGTACGACGACAAGATGGACTCTTGGGATAGACTGGTAACAATGTTGAAGATGCGGTATGACAATCCGAACCGGGATAAATCCATTCGCGAAGACATGAGGAATAGGAAACAGAAACCGAGTGAACCTTTCAGCGCATACTTGACCGACATTGAGGCCATGTCGCAAAGGTTGATTCGAAAAATGTCGGATGCTGAAAAGTTTGACTTGGTGATGGATAACTTGAAGCTTTCGTACCGACGAAGACTTGCATTGCAGCCGATACAGTCACTCGATCATCTGGCGCAACTTTGCTACCAGTTTGACTCGCTGGAAAGTAACATGTACCTAACGCGAACTGTAACGAAGCCTGTGGTACTGAACCAAATTTTTGCAGAGGACGAATTGGAGGATTTAGAAGAAGTTGCAGAGGAAGACGATCCGACAGTGATGGCTCTGCGACCGAAGATGTCTCGGAAGGATAGCAACAAGTTCCCGGGACCCAACATGGCTTCAGAACAACAATCAACGGACCAACCGTTATGCTGGAACTGCAGAAGTCTGGGTCATATGTGGAGAGAATGTACCCAACGGAAAACACTCTTCTGTCATATCTGCGGTCACACTAATACTACTGCCTACCAATGTCCTCAGAAACATAATCTCAAACCGCGTGAGACGAGCGATTCAAAAAACGAGTGA